A portion of the Adhaeribacter radiodurans genome contains these proteins:
- a CDS encoding heavy metal-binding domain-containing protein codes for MKLKNIAFAILIASSSFLGACNNTNSEKSTATETAETNTAPDSASTAQLAYICPMQCEGSASNTPGKCPVCTMDLVKNPDFKGTTVADSTAL; via the coding sequence ATGAAATTAAAAAATATTGCATTTGCCATACTTATTGCAAGCAGCAGCTTCTTAGGAGCTTGTAATAACACAAATTCTGAAAAGAGTACCGCTACTGAAACGGCCGAAACAAATACGGCTCCGGACTCAGCTAGCACCGCCCAGTTGGCGTATATCTGCCCGATGCAGTGCGAAGGCAGCGCCAGCAACACGCCGGGTAAATGCCCGGTTTGTACCATGGATTTGGTAAAGAACCCTGATTTTAAAGGTACTACTGTTGCAGACTCAACAGCTTTATAG
- a CDS encoding class I SAM-dependent methyltransferase, giving the protein MRPFTKIMPMHQQEEEWFSTWLNSPYYDLLYKNNDVLEAQTFITNLIGHLQTKLTYRLLEMGCGKGQHALFLNKKGFNVTGLDISEQNIAFAQQFENEKLHFYQHDMRDIFRTAYYDLILNLFTNFGHFNSETENVVALRSTVAAIKPGGKLVLDFMNTNYAIRHLVHTEEKETEGVHFNISRKVEKGYIVKTISIKDADQSHTFHEKVRALTYDHFMEYFRMTSLRMVNVFGSYSLEPYHPETSERMIFILKK; this is encoded by the coding sequence TTGCGGCCATTTACTAAAATTATGCCCATGCACCAGCAAGAAGAGGAGTGGTTCAGCACCTGGCTCAATTCCCCGTACTACGACCTTCTATATAAAAACAACGATGTACTAGAAGCCCAAACGTTTATTACTAATTTAATTGGGCATCTGCAAACCAAACTCACCTATAGGCTATTAGAAATGGGGTGCGGTAAAGGCCAGCACGCTCTTTTTCTGAATAAGAAAGGATTTAATGTTACCGGCCTCGATATATCGGAACAGAATATTGCTTTTGCGCAGCAGTTTGAGAACGAAAAACTGCATTTTTATCAGCACGATATGCGCGATATTTTCCGGACGGCTTACTACGATTTAATTTTAAACTTATTTACTAACTTTGGCCATTTTAACTCCGAAACGGAAAACGTGGTTGCTTTACGTTCTACGGTAGCGGCTATAAAACCCGGCGGAAAACTGGTGTTAGATTTCATGAATACCAATTATGCCATCCGGCACTTAGTTCATACCGAAGAAAAAGAAACAGAGGGTGTCCACTTCAACATTAGTCGCAAGGTAGAAAAAGGTTATATCGTAAAAACCATTTCTATTAAAGATGCCGATCAGTCGCATACGTTTCACGAAAAAGTACGCGCGCTCACGTACGATCATTTTATGGAGTACTTCCGGATGACCAGTTTACGAATGGTAAATGTATTTGGGTCGTACAGCCTGGAACCTTATCATCCGGAAACCAGCGAACGGATGATTTTTATTCTTAAAAAATAA
- a CDS encoding ZIP family metal transporter, whose translation MFLASIILFLTVLFSGSLVHFFPQQNQKWLKLILAFSGAYLFTLTIIHVLPDVLVEAPNPHAVGYYILAGFFLQLILEMFSHGIEHGHMHHHEQQTDTIPYLLLFSLMVHSFLEGSILVQGGEQPGHHHHVSSGNFYRILAGIAIHHIPAAFALMSILVSRLRNFRKAFFYLSFFAIASPLGLWFSNYVLHDQVQTGTVYTVLTGLVAGNFLHISTTILFETSPEHQFNRRKLLATLAGVLLSLLSDWL comes from the coding sequence ATGTTTCTGGCCAGTATTATTTTATTTCTTACCGTTTTATTTTCGGGTAGCTTGGTGCATTTTTTTCCGCAGCAAAACCAAAAATGGCTTAAATTAATTTTAGCTTTTAGCGGAGCGTACTTATTTACCTTAACCATAATCCATGTATTACCCGATGTACTGGTAGAAGCTCCTAATCCGCACGCAGTAGGGTATTATATATTGGCCGGCTTTTTTCTACAACTCATTTTAGAGATGTTCTCCCATGGTATTGAGCACGGCCACATGCACCACCACGAGCAGCAAACCGATACTATCCCGTATTTGCTCTTATTCTCGTTAATGGTTCATTCTTTTCTGGAGGGTAGTATTCTTGTGCAAGGAGGGGAACAACCTGGGCATCATCACCATGTTAGTTCAGGTAACTTTTACCGGATTTTAGCGGGTATTGCCATTCATCATATTCCGGCCGCTTTTGCCCTGATGTCTATTTTAGTTTCGCGGTTACGTAACTTCCGGAAAGCTTTCTTTTATTTAAGCTTTTTTGCTATAGCATCTCCGTTGGGTTTATGGTTTAGTAATTATGTACTCCACGATCAGGTGCAAACGGGCACTGTTTATACTGTTTTAACCGGTTTGGTAGCCGGAAACTTCCTGCATATCTCTACCACTATTCTTTTTGAAACCAGTCCTGAACACCAATTTAATCGGCGTAAATTATTAGCTACTCTGGCGGGTGTGTTGCTCTCACTACTTAGCGATTGGTTGTAG